In Thermus filiformis, one DNA window encodes the following:
- a CDS encoding sugar ABC transporter substrate-binding protein — protein MKKWLLALGLLGGLALAQGKITVWTHFGGPELDWLKKQAATFEKTSGTKVEVVEVPFGDIKQKFILGAPQGQAADLVVTVPHDWLGEMAQAGVLEPMDKYVTKGYLGDLQEVGVEAFTFGGKLFGLPAYAESVALIYNKKYVKEPPKTWEEFLALAQKLTTGSTFGFLYNIGDPYFNFGFFKAYGVEGVFGKDAKGNLDPGKLLLQGEAAEKALGFIRDLRFKYRLVPEGVDYGVADSAFKDGAAAMIINGPWALGDYKKAKVDFGIAPFPTPPGAKNPWGPFLGVQGVVVNAYSKNKTAAVNFAKTLVSGQAQVSFNQAGGRIPVSKSAVKSLEKDPVVAGFSKVFPLGTPMPNIPEMGKVWGPWGNAINLAIQKADSNLKKIVEDMVSEIKKAIGR, from the coding sequence ATGAAGAAATGGCTTCTGGCACTCGGGCTTTTGGGCGGCCTGGCCCTGGCTCAGGGGAAGATCACCGTCTGGACCCACTTCGGCGGGCCGGAGCTGGACTGGCTGAAGAAGCAGGCGGCCACCTTTGAGAAGACGAGCGGGACCAAGGTAGAGGTGGTGGAGGTCCCCTTCGGGGACATCAAGCAGAAGTTCATCCTGGGGGCCCCGCAGGGCCAGGCGGCGGACCTGGTGGTCACCGTCCCCCACGACTGGCTCGGGGAGATGGCCCAGGCCGGGGTCCTGGAGCCCATGGACAAGTACGTGACCAAGGGCTACCTGGGGGACCTCCAGGAGGTGGGGGTGGAGGCCTTCACCTTCGGGGGTAAGCTCTTCGGCCTCCCCGCCTACGCGGAGAGCGTGGCCCTCATCTACAACAAGAAGTACGTGAAGGAGCCCCCCAAGACCTGGGAGGAGTTCCTGGCCCTGGCCCAGAAGCTCACCACCGGCTCCACCTTCGGCTTCCTCTACAACATCGGCGACCCCTACTTCAACTTCGGCTTCTTCAAGGCCTACGGGGTGGAAGGCGTCTTCGGCAAGGACGCCAAGGGGAACCTGGACCCCGGCAAGCTCCTCCTCCAGGGGGAGGCGGCGGAAAAGGCCCTGGGCTTCATCCGCGACCTGCGGTTCAAGTACCGCCTCGTCCCCGAGGGGGTGGACTACGGTGTGGCGGACAGCGCCTTTAAGGACGGGGCGGCGGCCATGATCATCAACGGCCCCTGGGCCCTGGGGGACTACAAGAAGGCCAAGGTGGACTTCGGCATCGCCCCCTTCCCCACCCCGCCCGGCGCCAAGAACCCCTGGGGGCCCTTCCTGGGCGTGCAGGGCGTGGTGGTGAACGCCTACTCCAAGAACAAGACCGCGGCGGTGAACTTCGCCAAGACCCTGGTTTCGGGCCAGGCCCAGGTCTCCTTCAACCAGGCGGGCGGCCGCATCCCCGTCTCCAAGAGCGCGGTCAAGTCCCTGGAGAAGGACCCGGTGGTGGCGGGCTTCTCCAAGGTCTTCCCCCTGGGCACGCCCATGCCCAACATCCCCGAGATGGGCAAGGTCTGGGGCCCCTGGGGGAACGCCATCAACCTGGCCATCCAGAAGGCGGACTCCAACCTGAAGAAGATCGTGGAAGACATGGTGAGCGAGATTAAGAAGGCCATCGGCCGCTAA
- a CDS encoding LOG family protein — MKPLIDQLHHEDAWRLFRIMAEFVEGFEVLGGIEVPLVSVFGSARFSEGHPAYEMGYRLGRALAEAGFGVVTGGGPGVMEAVNRGAFEAGGVSVGLNIELPQEKPNRYQTHSLSLSYFFVRKVLFVRYAVGFVLLPGGFGTLDELSEVLVLVQTEKVHPFPIYVLPKAYWQGLLDWMAFLQEEGAIDEKDLGLLTPLNAPDEVIQDLKKRLS, encoded by the coding sequence ATGAAGCCCCTGATAGACCAGCTGCACCACGAGGACGCCTGGCGGCTCTTCCGCATCATGGCCGAGTTCGTGGAGGGGTTTGAGGTCCTGGGGGGGATAGAGGTTCCCCTGGTCTCCGTCTTTGGCTCAGCCCGCTTCAGCGAGGGCCACCCCGCCTACGAGATGGGGTACCGGCTGGGCCGGGCCCTGGCCGAGGCGGGCTTCGGGGTGGTCACGGGAGGCGGGCCCGGGGTGATGGAGGCGGTGAACCGGGGGGCGTTTGAGGCGGGCGGGGTCTCGGTGGGGCTGAACATAGAACTCCCCCAAGAGAAGCCCAACCGCTACCAGACCCACAGCCTTAGCCTGAGCTACTTCTTCGTGCGCAAGGTCCTCTTCGTCCGGTACGCGGTGGGGTTCGTCCTCCTGCCCGGGGGGTTCGGGACCCTGGACGAGCTCTCCGAGGTCCTGGTCCTCGTCCAGACGGAAAAGGTCCACCCCTTCCCCATCTACGTCCTCCCCAAGGCCTACTGGCAGGGCCTTTTGGACTGGATGGCCTTCCTCCAGGAGGAGGGGGCGATAGACGAGAAGGACCTGGGCCTCCTCACCCCCCTGAACGCCCCGGATGAGGTAATCCAAGACCTTAAAAAACGGCTATCCTGA
- a CDS encoding XTP/dITP diphosphatase produces the protein MELVLATANPGKFRELAEGLKPLGFALRSLLDFPGLRLPEETGATFEDNAFLKAAYTAKATGLPALADDSGLVVPALGGEPGVYSARYGGKATDRERNVYLLERMRHLKGEERKARFVAVLVLAFPDGHAELYRGEVEGYILEAPRGEGGFGYDPLFYLPEAGKTFAEMSPEEKARHSHRGRALSALLQAWKDGPPPRETSRLE, from the coding sequence ATGGAGCTCGTTCTCGCCACCGCCAACCCCGGGAAGTTCCGGGAGCTCGCCGAGGGGCTCAAGCCCTTGGGCTTCGCCCTGCGCTCCCTTTTGGACTTCCCCGGCCTCCGCCTCCCCGAGGAGACCGGGGCGACCTTTGAGGACAACGCCTTCCTGAAGGCCGCCTACACCGCCAAGGCCACCGGGCTTCCTGCCCTGGCGGACGACTCCGGCCTGGTGGTGCCCGCCCTCGGGGGGGAGCCCGGGGTCTACAGCGCCCGCTACGGGGGGAAGGCCACGGACCGGGAGCGGAACGTCTACCTCCTGGAGAGGATGCGCCACCTCAAGGGGGAGGAGCGGAAGGCCCGCTTCGTGGCCGTTTTGGTCCTGGCCTTTCCCGACGGGCACGCGGAGCTCTACCGGGGGGAGGTGGAGGGGTACATCCTCGAGGCCCCCCGGGGCGAGGGGGGGTTCGGCTACGACCCCCTCTTCTACCTCCCGGAGGCGGGCAAGACCTTCGCGGAGATGAGCCCGGAGGAGAAGGCCCGCCACTCCCACCGGGGCCGGGCCCTCTCGGCCCTCCTACAGGCCTGGAAGGACGGCCCCCCGCCCCGGGAGACCAGTCGGCTGGAATGA
- a CDS encoding helicase-related protein, with protein sequence MERLGVHQILPLGSVVRFRDRNWVLLEREEDRLVLRPLAGGDGAVLAVHPLLSERLSFFLPQEALTLSQFEPPKPELRAKNHQDFALFQQAARLLLREGVAPFRSLGKVSVRPRPYQLVPLLMALRLDPVRLLIADDVGVGKTIEAGLILRELLEAKEARRVAVLAPPHLMEQWTRELSEKFALEPTPISPATLGRLERGLPHGRSVYAHYPVQVVSIDFVKHPRHRTLFLQDAPDLVVVDEAHGVVGGVQAEGHLRYELVQRLAEDPRRHLLLLTATPHSGIPEAFRRLLGLLDPGFAAWDLEALTEEKRDRLARHFVQRTRKDVLQTWKGERLFPEREVRHEAYALSEAYRRLYEAAYRYATELVRSGEGLEEARRRMRWWAALALLRAVMSSPQAAQAALERRGASLEEVDPGAYAPQVYEATDLLPDDEVPRSLLALAAEGRSLRDLRRLAKEVTPEEDAKLQGVLRLVGELLEAGHAPVVWCHYVDTAAYVGEALRRAFPEVAVEVVTGRMDGELRRQAIEELMDKPRRVLVATDCVSEGVNLQRGFSACIHYDLPWNPNRLEQREGRVDRYGQPKEKVVVVRYRGRDNPVDEAVVEVLLRKAETIRRSLGIYVPVPQEEAYVVDRMVRRLFYEGVQAPLFPFGEDAERAWELDAERERVSRTRFAQRALRPEEVMEVLEETDAVLGDPEAVRTFVLLALQRLGVAYRPLSEKVYEVLALAARQSPTLPDAVRRALPAREAWRVAFHDPAPEGVEFLGRNHPLVAALARYAFEGALLGRDGLGRWAAFRVKGVERTTYLYLLRPRYLLTLGREVLGEEVLVLGQRGGAWLEPRAALSLLDLPPEADVPEAEAKEHLERALRLYEEGREEAWALLGARAEEIQKAHRRVRQAVRLRVGGVGVRPVGADLLGVRVLLPHRG encoded by the coding sequence ATGGAAAGGCTTGGCGTGCACCAGATTCTTCCACTGGGCTCTGTGGTCCGCTTCCGGGACCGCAACTGGGTGCTTTTGGAGAGGGAGGAGGACCGCCTGGTCCTGAGGCCCCTGGCGGGAGGGGACGGGGCGGTTTTGGCCGTGCACCCCCTACTTTCGGAGCGCCTTTCCTTCTTTTTGCCCCAGGAGGCCCTGACCCTTTCCCAGTTTGAGCCGCCCAAACCGGAGCTCAGGGCCAAAAACCACCAGGACTTCGCCCTCTTCCAGCAGGCGGCCCGCCTCCTCCTGCGGGAGGGGGTGGCCCCTTTTCGCTCCCTGGGCAAGGTGAGCGTGCGCCCCCGGCCCTACCAGCTCGTCCCCCTCCTCATGGCCCTGAGGCTGGACCCGGTCCGCCTCCTCATCGCCGACGACGTGGGGGTGGGGAAGACGATAGAGGCGGGCCTCATCCTGCGGGAGCTTTTGGAGGCCAAGGAGGCGAGGCGGGTGGCGGTCCTGGCCCCGCCCCACCTGATGGAGCAGTGGACCCGGGAGCTTTCCGAGAAGTTTGCCCTCGAGCCCACCCCCATCTCCCCCGCCACCCTGGGCCGCCTCGAGCGGGGCCTGCCCCACGGCCGCTCCGTCTACGCCCACTACCCGGTCCAGGTGGTCTCCATAGACTTCGTCAAGCACCCCCGCCACCGGACCCTCTTCCTCCAGGACGCCCCCGACCTGGTGGTGGTGGACGAGGCCCACGGGGTGGTGGGGGGGGTCCAGGCGGAAGGGCACCTGCGCTACGAGCTGGTGCAAAGGCTGGCCGAGGACCCCAGGCGCCACCTCCTCCTCCTCACCGCCACCCCCCACTCGGGCATACCCGAGGCCTTCCGGCGCCTTCTGGGCCTTTTGGACCCGGGGTTCGCCGCCTGGGACCTCGAGGCCCTCACCGAGGAAAAGCGGGACCGCCTGGCCCGGCACTTCGTCCAGCGCACCCGGAAGGACGTGCTCCAGACCTGGAAAGGGGAGAGGCTCTTCCCCGAGCGGGAGGTGCGCCACGAGGCCTACGCCCTGAGCGAGGCCTACCGGAGGCTCTACGAGGCGGCCTACCGCTACGCCACCGAGCTGGTGCGCTCGGGGGAGGGGCTGGAGGAGGCCCGGCGGCGGATGCGCTGGTGGGCGGCCTTGGCCCTCCTGCGGGCGGTGATGTCCAGCCCCCAGGCGGCCCAGGCGGCCCTGGAGCGCCGGGGGGCCTCCTTGGAGGAGGTGGACCCCGGCGCCTACGCCCCCCAGGTCTACGAGGCCACCGACCTCCTCCCCGACGACGAGGTGCCCCGCTCTCTCCTGGCCTTGGCGGCCGAGGGCCGCTCCTTGCGCGACCTCAGGCGCCTGGCCAAAGAGGTCACCCCGGAGGAGGACGCCAAGCTCCAGGGGGTGCTCCGCCTGGTGGGGGAGCTCCTCGAGGCGGGCCACGCCCCCGTGGTCTGGTGCCACTACGTGGACACGGCCGCCTACGTGGGCGAGGCCCTGCGCAGGGCCTTCCCGGAGGTGGCGGTGGAGGTGGTCACGGGCCGGATGGACGGGGAGCTTCGCCGCCAGGCCATAGAGGAGCTCATGGACAAGCCCCGCCGGGTCCTGGTGGCCACGGACTGCGTGAGCGAGGGGGTGAACCTCCAGCGGGGCTTCTCCGCCTGCATCCACTACGACCTGCCCTGGAACCCCAACCGCCTCGAGCAGCGGGAGGGAAGGGTGGACCGGTACGGACAGCCCAAGGAGAAGGTGGTGGTGGTCCGCTACCGGGGGCGGGACAACCCGGTGGACGAGGCGGTGGTGGAGGTCCTCCTGCGCAAGGCGGAGACCATCCGCCGCTCCTTAGGGATCTACGTCCCCGTTCCCCAGGAGGAGGCCTACGTGGTGGACCGGATGGTGCGCCGCCTCTTCTACGAGGGGGTGCAGGCCCCCCTCTTCCCCTTCGGGGAGGATGCGGAGCGGGCCTGGGAGCTGGACGCGGAGCGGGAGCGCGTAAGCCGCACCCGCTTCGCCCAGCGCGCCCTGAGGCCGGAGGAGGTGATGGAGGTCCTGGAGGAGACGGACGCGGTCTTGGGCGACCCGGAGGCGGTGCGGACCTTCGTCCTTTTGGCCCTCCAGCGCCTGGGGGTGGCCTACCGGCCTCTTTCGGAGAAGGTCTATGAGGTCCTGGCCCTGGCCGCCCGTCAAAGCCCCACCCTGCCGGACGCGGTGAGGCGGGCTTTGCCCGCGCGGGAGGCTTGGCGCGTGGCCTTCCACGACCCCGCCCCCGAGGGGGTGGAGTTTTTGGGCCGGAACCATCCCCTGGTGGCGGCCCTGGCCCGCTACGCCTTTGAGGGGGCCCTCCTGGGCCGGGACGGGCTGGGGCGCTGGGCGGCCTTCCGGGTGAAGGGGGTGGAGCGGACCACCTACCTCTACCTGCTCCGCCCCCGCTATCTCCTGACCCTGGGCCGGGAGGTTTTGGGGGAGGAGGTCCTGGTCCTGGGACAGAGGGGTGGGGCCTGGCTCGAGCCCCGCGCGGCCCTTTCCCTCCTGGACCTTCCCCCCGAGGCGGACGTGCCCGAGGCCGAGGCCAAGGAGCACCTGGAGCGCGCCCTGAGGCTTTACGAGGAGGGCCGGGAGGAGGCCTGGGCCCTCCTAGGGGCTAGGGCGGAGGAGATCCAGAAGGCCCACCGCCGGGTGCGGCAGGCGGTCCGGTTGCGGGTGGGAGGGGTGGGGGTGCGCCCGGTGGGGGCGGACCTTTTGGGGGTGCGGGTCCTCCTTCCGCATAGGGGGTAG
- a CDS encoding Eco57I restriction-modification methylase domain-containing protein has protein sequence MVLEKEAQSLSKAGRAIRVEGGLFAQDFLERLGRGEVPGQRPQDFGLKGSLAEAIAQAYEDAKAYWVLFQRRLERLGEGESKTSLTREGWAMPFLGLLGYSLTWQGYVEAGGRRWPISHRAGPEPGAPPVLVVSYESDLSRADPGLGRRSPHGLMQDYLNASEHLWGLVTNGRVLRLLRQTPFARRQAYLEVDLQALMEGDAQAEFALLFRLLHRTRLPKTPAEARESLLEQYYQEALSQGERAREKLRDGVEAFLKQVGTGFLRGPGGEKLAKNPQTFYEDLLRLAYRLLFLLVAEARGVLAGNEVYREGYGLERLARLVDDPEAYTEDRDLWLGLKALFHLLRDAHPVPELGDRPLASALGLHVLNGRLFEPLALEEEPYAVDNRHLLLGFRHLVYYHDREAGGLQRVNYAALDVEELGSVYESLLDHRPVVLPGAEGPEFAFAGGTERKQTGSYYTPHELVELVLKEALDPVVEERLRGAASQEERERALLSLKVVDPAAGSGHFLLGAARRLGKRLAQVRTGEEEPDPQALRKAVREVVAHCLYAVDKNPLAAELCRVGLWMESQLQGKPLGFLDHRVRHGDSLVGTFSYEDLLRGIPDEAFEPKEGDDKGVARAVKKQNQRERGGDRYLFGGFGEEDFRKALEAFRREMEEIARLSEDTPEGVAEKARRYEALKKSDMWQKMRLAADLWTAAFFQPLRGEGPFITTGAVWDALEGRVDPRLEALATDLAQKVGFFHWWLEFPEVFAQGWFDVVLGNPPWEVVQAGEEEFFAQKDPEIAQASGARRKRLIQELPQRNPRLYEEWLEYVRDLRGFNAFVRESGRFPLSARGKINLYPLFSELARTLTRQGGRAGVVVPTGIATDDTNKFFFAEVAGRGELAALYDFENRQKLFPAVDSRMKFCVLALRKPEGSASEPARFAFFCHSVDDLSDPERLFSLTPEDFRLLNPNTRTAPVFRTRRDAELTKYVYRRVPVLVDEGRGEAGNPWGVEFMQGLFNMTSASHLFHTLQDLEAQGLRLEGNAFVGKDERYLPLYEAKLIHQFDHRWATYAGSDTRDVTEAEKADPRFLVLPRYWVAEKEVEGRLERRDRTVKVVWRWDRGWNMGWRDIARSTDERTFIASVYPRVGAGDTFLQMFPSAPTPLVSVLLANLNALPFDYTVRQKIGGTHLKYHVTKQLPVLPPSAYGPEHLRFVVPRVLELVYTAWDLAPFAQDVWNEAEGPLREAILAQLSGNGGHRDEPPPWLKAPYPFPPFRYDPGRRARLRAELDALYFLLYLGTPEAWAREAPPELRKLFPTPKEAIDYVLDQFPITRRKEEERHGEYRTKRWVLEAWERLLEAGFGEG, from the coding sequence ATGGTTCTGGAGAAGGAGGCGCAGTCGCTTTCCAAGGCGGGAAGGGCCATCCGGGTGGAGGGGGGGCTTTTCGCCCAGGACTTCCTGGAGCGCCTGGGCAGGGGGGAGGTGCCGGGGCAAAGGCCCCAGGACTTCGGCCTTAAGGGCTCCTTGGCCGAGGCCATCGCCCAGGCCTATGAGGACGCCAAGGCCTACTGGGTCCTCTTCCAAAGGCGGCTCGAGCGCCTGGGGGAGGGGGAGTCCAAGACCAGCCTCACCCGGGAGGGGTGGGCCATGCCCTTCCTGGGGCTTCTGGGCTACAGCCTCACCTGGCAGGGCTACGTGGAGGCCGGGGGGCGGCGCTGGCCCATCTCCCACCGGGCGGGGCCGGAGCCCGGGGCGCCCCCGGTCCTGGTGGTGAGCTACGAGAGCGACCTCTCCCGGGCCGACCCCGGCCTTGGGCGGCGCTCCCCCCACGGCCTCATGCAGGACTACCTGAACGCCTCGGAGCACCTGTGGGGCCTGGTCACCAACGGCCGCGTCCTGCGGCTTTTGCGCCAGACTCCCTTCGCCCGGCGGCAGGCCTACCTCGAGGTGGACCTCCAGGCCCTGATGGAGGGGGACGCCCAGGCGGAGTTCGCCCTCCTCTTCCGCCTCCTGCACCGCACCCGCCTGCCCAAGACCCCTGCCGAGGCGCGGGAAAGCCTTTTGGAGCAGTACTACCAAGAGGCCCTGAGCCAAGGGGAGCGGGCAAGGGAAAAGCTCAGGGACGGGGTGGAGGCCTTTTTGAAGCAGGTGGGGACGGGGTTTTTGCGGGGGCCGGGCGGGGAGAAGCTGGCGAAGAACCCCCAGACCTTCTACGAGGACCTGCTCCGCCTGGCCTACCGCCTCCTCTTCCTCCTGGTGGCCGAGGCCCGGGGGGTGCTGGCGGGGAACGAGGTCTACCGGGAGGGGTACGGCCTCGAGCGCCTGGCCCGCCTGGTGGACGACCCCGAAGCGTACACGGAGGACCGGGACCTCTGGCTGGGCCTGAAGGCCCTCTTCCACCTCCTGCGGGACGCCCACCCCGTGCCCGAGCTGGGGGACCGGCCCCTGGCGAGCGCCCTGGGCCTCCACGTGCTCAACGGCCGCCTCTTTGAGCCCCTGGCCCTGGAGGAGGAGCCCTACGCCGTGGACAACCGCCACCTCCTCTTGGGCTTTCGCCACCTGGTCTACTACCACGACCGGGAGGCGGGGGGGCTCCAGCGGGTGAACTACGCCGCCTTGGACGTGGAGGAGCTGGGCTCGGTCTACGAGAGCCTTCTGGACCACCGCCCCGTGGTCCTGCCGGGGGCGGAGGGGCCGGAGTTCGCCTTCGCCGGGGGGACGGAGCGGAAGCAGACCGGGAGCTACTACACCCCCCATGAGCTGGTGGAGCTGGTCCTGAAGGAGGCCCTGGACCCGGTGGTGGAGGAGCGCCTAAGGGGGGCGGCCTCCCAGGAGGAGCGGGAGCGGGCCCTCCTTTCCCTAAAGGTGGTGGACCCGGCGGCGGGCTCGGGGCACTTCCTCCTGGGGGCGGCCCGGCGGCTCGGGAAGCGCCTGGCCCAGGTGCGCACGGGGGAGGAGGAGCCCGACCCCCAGGCCCTGCGAAAGGCGGTGCGGGAGGTGGTGGCCCACTGCCTCTACGCGGTGGACAAGAACCCCCTGGCGGCGGAGCTTTGCCGGGTGGGCCTGTGGATGGAAAGCCAGCTCCAGGGCAAGCCCCTGGGCTTCCTGGACCACCGGGTGCGCCACGGGGACAGCCTGGTGGGGACCTTCTCCTATGAGGACCTCCTCCGGGGCATACCGGACGAGGCTTTTGAGCCCAAGGAGGGGGACGACAAGGGGGTGGCGAGGGCCGTCAAGAAGCAGAACCAGAGGGAGCGGGGGGGCGACCGGTACCTCTTCGGGGGCTTCGGGGAGGAGGACTTCCGAAAGGCCCTCGAGGCCTTCCGGCGCGAGATGGAGGAGATCGCCCGCCTGAGCGAGGACACCCCGGAGGGGGTGGCGGAAAAGGCCCGGCGCTACGAGGCCCTGAAGAAGAGCGACATGTGGCAGAAAATGCGCCTGGCGGCGGACCTCTGGACGGCGGCCTTCTTCCAGCCCCTGCGGGGCGAGGGCCCCTTCATCACCACCGGGGCGGTCTGGGACGCCCTCGAGGGCCGGGTGGACCCGAGGCTCGAGGCCCTGGCCACCGACCTTGCCCAAAAGGTGGGCTTCTTCCATTGGTGGCTGGAGTTCCCCGAGGTCTTCGCCCAGGGGTGGTTTGACGTGGTCCTGGGCAACCCGCCTTGGGAGGTGGTCCAGGCAGGGGAGGAGGAGTTCTTCGCCCAGAAAGACCCCGAGATCGCCCAGGCTAGCGGTGCCCGGCGGAAGAGGCTCATCCAGGAGCTACCCCAGCGCAACCCTCGGCTTTACGAGGAGTGGTTGGAGTACGTTCGGGACTTGAGGGGCTTCAACGCCTTCGTTCGGGAGTCGGGCCGCTTCCCTCTGAGCGCGAGGGGGAAAATCAACCTGTACCCGCTCTTCTCCGAGCTGGCCCGCACCCTCACCCGTCAAGGGGGCCGGGCGGGGGTGGTGGTGCCCACGGGCATTGCCACCGACGACACCAACAAGTTCTTCTTCGCCGAGGTGGCGGGGCGGGGGGAGCTTGCGGCCTTGTACGACTTTGAGAACCGGCAGAAGCTCTTCCCGGCGGTGGACAGCCGCATGAAGTTCTGCGTCCTCGCCCTGCGCAAGCCCGAGGGCTCCGCGAGCGAGCCCGCCCGGTTCGCCTTCTTCTGCCACAGCGTGGACGACCTGTCCGACCCCGAGCGCCTCTTCTCCCTCACCCCGGAGGACTTCCGCCTCCTCAACCCCAACACCCGCACCGCCCCCGTCTTCCGCACCCGGCGGGACGCGGAGCTGACCAAGTACGTCTACCGGCGGGTGCCCGTGCTGGTGGATGAGGGTAGGGGAGAAGCCGGGAACCCGTGGGGGGTGGAGTTCATGCAGGGGCTTTTCAACATGACCAGCGCCTCCCACCTCTTCCACACCCTCCAGGACCTCGAGGCCCAGGGCCTCCGCCTGGAGGGGAACGCCTTCGTGGGGAAGGACGAGCGGTACCTGCCCCTTTACGAGGCCAAGCTCATCCACCAGTTTGACCACCGCTGGGCCACCTACGCGGGGAGCGACACCCGGGACGTGACCGAGGCCGAGAAGGCCGACCCCCGCTTCCTGGTCCTGCCCCGGTACTGGGTGGCCGAAAAGGAGGTGGAGGGGCGGCTGGAACGGCGGGACCGCACGGTAAAGGTGGTCTGGCGCTGGGACCGGGGGTGGAACATGGGTTGGCGGGACATCGCTCGGTCTACCGATGAGCGCACCTTCATTGCTTCCGTCTACCCCAGGGTGGGAGCCGGGGACACCTTCCTCCAGATGTTTCCCAGCGCTCCGACCCCCCTCGTCTCGGTCCTTCTCGCCAACCTCAACGCCCTGCCCTTTGACTACACGGTCCGTCAGAAAATCGGCGGGACCCACCTCAAGTACCACGTGACCAAACAGCTTCCCGTCCTCCCCCCCTCGGCCTACGGCCCGGAGCACCTGCGTTTCGTGGTGCCCCGGGTGCTCGAGCTGGTCTACACCGCCTGGGACCTGGCTCCCTTCGCCCAGGACGTTTGGAACGAGGCAGAGGGACCTTTGCGGGAGGCCATTCTGGCCCAGCTTTCGGGAAACGGCGGCCACCGGGACGAGCCCCCGCCCTGGCTCAAGGCCCCCTACCCCTTCCCCCCCTTCCGCTACGACCCCGGGCGGCGTGCCCGCCTGCGGGCCGAGCTGGACGCCCTTTACTTCCTCCTCTACCTGGGCACCCCCGAGGCGTGGGCGCGGGAGGCCCCACCAGAGCTAAGGAAGCTCTTCCCCACCCCCAAAGAGGCCATAGACTACGTCCTGGACCAGTTCCCCATCACCCGCCGCAAGGAGGAGGAGCGCCACGGGGAGTACCGGACCAAAAGATGGGTGCTGGAGGCGTGGGAGCGGCTTTTGGAGGCCGGGTTTGGCGAAGGCTAA
- the murI gene encoding glutamate racemase, whose translation MGGVRPDPRLPIGVFDSGVGGLTVLKALREALPLEDFLYFGDTARVPYGQKPLGMVRRFAWEIAGFLLREGVKAIVVACNTASSAALPELAEALSVPVFGVLEPAAEEARAYARVGLIGTTATVESRAYERFVPLAWARACPLFVPLVEEGLWNDPVALLVARHYLEDAPEDLEALILGCTHYPFLKDTLRQVLPGVRLIDSAQATARKVASALQAQGLLNPAGSGRTVHYVTGDTESYRVLAQRLGEEVEELRAVALSEL comes from the coding sequence ATGGGCGGCGTGCGCCCTGATCCGAGGCTTCCCATCGGCGTGTTTGACTCCGGCGTGGGAGGGCTGACCGTGCTCAAGGCCCTGAGGGAGGCCCTGCCGCTCGAGGACTTCCTGTACTTCGGGGACACCGCCCGCGTCCCCTACGGCCAGAAGCCCCTGGGAATGGTCCGCCGCTTCGCCTGGGAGATCGCGGGCTTTCTGCTGCGGGAGGGGGTGAAGGCCATCGTGGTGGCCTGCAACACCGCCTCCTCCGCCGCCCTGCCCGAGCTCGCCGAGGCGCTTTCCGTCCCCGTCTTCGGCGTCTTGGAGCCCGCGGCCGAGGAGGCCAGGGCCTACGCCCGGGTAGGGCTGATCGGGACCACGGCCACGGTGGAAAGCCGGGCCTACGAGCGCTTCGTGCCCCTGGCCTGGGCCCGGGCCTGCCCCCTCTTCGTCCCCCTGGTGGAGGAGGGGCTCTGGAACGACCCGGTGGCCCTCCTGGTGGCCCGGCACTACCTCGAGGACGCCCCGGAGGACCTCGAGGCCCTCATCCTGGGCTGCACCCACTACCCCTTCCTCAAGGACACCCTCCGGCAGGTCCTTCCCGGGGTGCGGCTCATAGACTCCGCCCAGGCCACGGCCAGGAAGGTGGCCTCGGCCCTCCAGGCCCAGGGCCTCCTGAACCCGGCGGGGAGCGGACGCACCGTGCACTACGTTACAGGGGACACGGAGAGCTACCGGGTCCTGGCCCAGAGGCTCGGGGAAGAGGTGGAGGAGCTGAGGGCCGTGGCGCTTTCCGAGCTATAG